One region of Oryza sativa Japonica Group chromosome 10, ASM3414082v1 genomic DNA includes:
- the LOC4349103 gene encoding UPF0496 protein 4, whose translation MSRAHGSPRSFFPVGNPFRVMFPGGAHLSRKLQELLASYEDALALSLRKLKPEAASDVLTLSWMRLAVDCLSELHTNIANLITDLELPVSDWDDKWVDIYLNSSVKLLDICIALSSELSRLDQGQLLLQYALHVLGSESGVPSQEQLKRAEPSLREWMELVGVRCARLVSCSATLQELAGNLSLMKVKNSAKGKVLMRALYGIESVTVFVCSIFVAVLSGSPKPLVELHVPEKFGWSQAFNDLHTAVSEELTRQLSGGSVAAVKELEEVEACARRLHVLASTSQLEEEAANLANAVSHTEEEVMSDSIAQEGDHHCGLKLADDTTREGGIVISESIAEGGTQEAEMKKDISYEKEVAMVERISYKEHQDSNVKQANGSSDESALVVPERTSVQESKEELLNCISSMSKSAEGLRHGLDSLSKRVGDFFQIVLTGRDALLCNLRISDAASKVAEVSS comes from the coding sequence ATGAGTCGCGCACACGGTAGTCCCAGATCGTTCTTCCCTGTGGGGAATCCCTTTCGAGTTATGTTTCCAGGGGGAGCTCACCTATCTCGGAAGCTCCAAGAGTTGCTCGCTTCGTACGAGGATGCCCTGGCATTGAGCTTGAGGAAGCTCAAGCCGGAGGCCGCCTCGGATGTCCTCACCTTGTCATGGATGAGGCTTGCAGTGGATTGCTTGTCAGAGCTGCACACCAACATAGCTAACCTGATAACCGATCTCGAGCTGCCTGTCTCGGACTGGGATGACAAATGGGTGGACATTTATCTCAACAGCAGCGTGAAGCTGCTGGATATTTGCATCGCGCTGAGCTCGGAGCTCTCTCGTCTGGATCAAGGGCAATTGCTGTTGCAGTATGCCCTGCATGTGTTGGGCTCGGAGAGTGGCGTGCCGTCGCAGGAGCAACTCAAGAGAGCTGAGCCATCACTTAGGGAGTGGATGGAGCTGGTGGGCGTAAGATGTGCAAGGCTTGTTAGCTGCTCGGCGACCTTGCAGGAGCTTGCTGGGAACCTTTCTCTGATGAAGGTCAAGAACTCCGCGAAAGGGAAAGTGCTCATGAGAGCGTTATATGGAATCGAGTCTGTGACGGTGTTCGTATGCAGTATTTTTGTAGCTGTACTGTCTGGCAGCCCCAAGCCACTGGTGGAGTTGCATGTCCCTGAAAAATTTGGTTGGTCTCAGGCCTTCAATGACCTTCATACTGCAGTCAGTGAGGAACTCACAAGACAATTATCCGGTGGAAGTGTTGCAGCTGTAAAAGAGCTGGAAGAAGTTGAAGCATGTGCTAGAAGGCTGCATGTTTTGGCTAGCACTTCTCAGCTTGAAGAAGAAGCTGCCAACCTGGCAAATGCTGTTAGCCATACAGAGGAAGAGGTCATGTCAGACAGCATTGCGCAGGAAGGAGACCATCACTGTGGTCTTAAACTTGCTGATGACACTACCAGGGAGGGTGGAATAgtaatttcagagagtattgcAGAAGGGGGAACACAAGAAGCTGAAATGAAGAAGGATATCAGCTATGAAAAGGAAGTGGCAATGGTTGAGAGAATCAGTTACAAAGAGCACCAAGATAGTAACGTAAAGCAGGCGAATGGCAGCAGCGATGAGAGCGCCCTGGTTGTTCCTGAGAGAACCAGTGTCCAGGAAAGCAAGGAGGAACTATTAAACTGCATATCCAGCATGTCGAAAAGCGCGGAGGGGCTCCGGCATGGGTTGGACTCCCTATCGAAGCGCGTAGGCGACTTCTTTCAGATCGTGCTTACGGGACGTGATGCATTGCTCTGCAACCTCAGGATCTCAGATGCAGCAAGCAAGGTCGCCGAGGTCAGCTCTTGA
- the LOC136353568 gene encoding uncharacterized protein — protein sequence MKQAAQLMAQEGKLDLLLRTMEENEKKREEVDGRTRTDFADLKKSLEVRLPAVEKKVEILSSDLATLNHKVQQLESSIQRQPSGDEFAGKVTTAVLPKEELNYHSTPFIKGQRDPEFASPDQQNQDGLTFQSGNSGLGGGIAAFWLQSVRSQLAGATWFELCDRVCGRFARDRKQALIRQWIHITQTSSVADYVDRFDSIMHQLMAYGGSNDPAYFVTKFVDGLKDHIRVVVMVQRPQDLDSACTVALLQEEALEGVQSVSNKKNETTTFLKTKPSHNLTSPTFQARSIPFTNIEDKRGVEFSKGRDDKVSALRSYRRSKGLCFVCGEKWGRDHKCATTVQLHVVEELINALKTDPEENCNSEGAPESEEDSLMAISFQALNGTDSSKSIRLRGWVQNTELLMLVDSGSTHSFIDAKLGAQLCGLQKLNQAIKVQVADGSQLFCDSFLPNCSWWSQGHSFTSDFRLLPLGSYDAILGMDWLEQFSPMQVDWVHKWIAFQHHGQAVQLQGIHPQLSTCFPISNDQLQGMSKKGAVMCLVHLNVAETLTATTVPEIVQPILNEFQEIFSEPTELPPKRNCDHHIPLVEGAKPVNLRPYRYKPALKDEIERQVAEMLRSGVIQPSSSPFSSPALLVKKKDGTWRLCIDYRQLNDVTVKSKYPVPVIDELLDELAGSKWFSKLDLRAGYHQIRMAEGDEYKTAFQTHSGHYEYKVMSFGLTGAPATFLSAMNETLSPVLRKFALVFFDDILIYSPTLELHLQHVRTVLQLLSAHQWKVKLSKCSFAQQEISYLGHVIGAAGVATDPAKIQDVVSWPQPTTIKKLRGFLGLAGYYRKFVRHFGLISKPLTQLLKKGIPFKWTPEIESAFQQLKQALVAAPVLALPDFSKHFTIETDASDVGIGAVLSQEKHPIAYLSRALGPKTRGLSTYEKEYMAIILAVEHWRPYLQQGEFIILTDHHSLMHLTEQRLHTPWQQKAFTKLLGLQYKICYRKGVSNAAADALSRRESPISEVAAISECIPSWMQELMQGYQLDGQSKQLLAELAISPNSRKDYQLCQGILKYKGKIWVSQ from the exons ATGAAGCAGGCGGCGCAGCTGATGGCACAGGAGGGCAAGCTTGACCTGCTATTGCGGACCATGGAGGAGAATgagaagaagagggaggaggttgATGGGCGCACGCGCACGGACTTCGCCGATCTCAAGAAATCTCTCGAAGTTCGTCTTCCAGCAGTGGAGAAAAAGGTAGAGATCCTCAGCTCTGATCTCGCCACTTTGAATCATAAAGTCCAGCAGTTGGAGAGTAGCATCCAGCGACAGCCGAGTGGGGATGAGTTTGCAGGAAAGGTGACTACAGCGGTTTTGCCCAAGGAAGAGCTGAACTACCATAGCACCCCGTTCATCAAGGGGCAACGCGATCCTGAGTTTGCATCCCCTGACCAACAGAATCAGGATGGGTTGACCTTCCAGTCTGGAAATAGTGGTCTGGGAGGAGGTATTGCAG CTTTCTGGCTTCAGTCTGTTAGGTCTCAATTGGCTGGTGCTACTTGGTTCGAATTGTGTGACAGGGTTTGTGGTAGGTTTGCCCGAGACAGGAAGCAGGCTCTGATCAGGCAATGGATCCATATAACACAAACAAGCTCTGTGGCTGACTATGTGGATAGATTTGATTCTATTATGCATCAACTGATGGCATATGGAGGAAGTAATGATCCTGCTTATTTTGTGACAAAGTTCGTGGATGGACTCAAGGACCACATCAGGGTAGTAGTGATGGTGCAGCGCCCTCAGGATCTTGATTCAGCCTGTACAGTGGCACTGTTACAGGAGGAGGCATTGGAAGGAGTACAATCTGTTAGCAACAAGAAAAATGAGACAACAACTTTTCTGAAAACTAAGCCAAGTCACAATCTGACCTCACCAACTTTCCAAGCCAGGAGCATTCCTTTTACGAACATTGAAGATAAAAGAGGAGTAGAATTCAGCAAGGGAAGGGATGATAAGGTTTCTGCTCTAAGGTCTTACAGGAGATCAAAAGGCTTATGTTTTGTGTGTGGTGAGAAATGGGGAAGGGACCACAAATGTGCTACTACGGTTCAGCTTCATGTGGTGGAGGAGTTGATAAATGCTCTGAAGACAGATCCTGAAGAAAATTGCAATTCAGAAGGGGCTCCTGAATCTGAAGAGGATTCCTTAATGGCCATCTCTTTTCAAGCTTTGAATGGTACAGATTCTTCTAAGTCTATCAGGCTCCGGGGCTGGGTGCAAAATACAGAGCTGTTAATGTTGGTGGACTCCGGCAGTACTCATTCTTTTATCGATGCTAAACTTGGGGCACAATTGTGTGGATTGCAGAAGTTGAATCAAGCTATCAAGGTTCAGGTAGCTGATGGCAGCCAGTTGTTCTGTGACTCTTTCCTTCCCAATTGCAGCTGGTGGAGTCAGGGGCACAGCTTTACTAGTGATTTCAGGTTGTTGCCATTGGGCAGCTATGATGCTATATTGGGCATGGATTGGCTGGAGCAGTTCAGTCCAATGCAAGTGGATTGGGTTCATAAGTGGATTGCATTCCAACACCATGGGCAAGCAGTTCAATTGCAAGGCATTCATCCCCAACTCTCTACATGTTTTCCTATTTCTAATGACCAATTGCAAGGTATGTCCAAGAAGGGTGCTGTCATGTGTTTGGTGCATCTCAATGTTGCTGAAACTCTTACTGCAACCACAGTGCCTGAGATAGTTCAGCCCATATTAAATGAATTCCAGGAAATTTTTTCTGAGCCAACTGAATTACCTCCTAAGAGGAATTGTGACCATCACATTCCACTGGTGGAAGGGGCTAAGCCTGTCAATCTGAGACCTTATCGATACAAACCAGCCCTCAAGGATGAGATTGAGCGGCAAGTAGCAGAAATGCTCAGGTCGGGGGTGATACAACCAAGTAGTAGCCCATTTTCATCACCTGCACTATTGGTCAAAAAGAAAGATGGAACATGGCGTCTCTGTATTGATTACAGGCAACTGAACGATGTAACTGTCAAGAGTAAGTATCCTGTCCCAGTCATAGACGAATTGTTGGACGAGCTAGCAGGATCCAAATGGTTCTCAAAATTAGATCTCAGGGCTGGATACCACCAAATTCGTATGGCAGAAGGTGATGAATACAAAACTGCCTTCCAAACACACTCAGGACACTATGAGTACAAGGTCATGTCCTTTGGATTAACTGGGGCCCCTGCCACTTTCCTTAGTGCTATGAATGAAACCCTGTCTCCAGTATTGAGAAAATTTGCCTTAGTATTCTTTGATGACATTTTGATTTATAGTCCCACACTGGAACTGCACCTCCAACATGTCAGAACAGTGCTCCAGCTCTTATCTGCCCACCAGTGGAAGGTGAAATTGAGCAAGTGCTCCTTTGCTCAACAAGAGATCTCTTACTTGGGCCATGTAATTGGGGCCGCTGGAGTGGCTACTGATCCAGCAAAAATACAGGATGTGGTGAGTTGGCCACAACCTACCACAATCAAGAAGCTGAGAGGattcttgggtttggcaggatattACAGGAAGTTTGTCAGACATTTTGGACTGATTAGCAAACCTCTGACACAGTTGTTAAAGAAAGGAATACCCTTCAAGTGGACTCCTGAAATTGAATCAGCTTTTCAGCAGCTAAAACAGGCTCTAGTGGCAGCACCTGTTTTAGCACTGCCAGATTTCTCCAAGCACTTCACTATTGAAACAGATGCAAGTGATGTGGGCATAGGGGCTGTTCTATCTCAAGAAAAACATCCTATAGCTTATCTCAGCAGAGCTTTGGGCCCAAAAACAAGAGGACTGTCTACTTATGAAAAAGAGTACATGGCTATTATCCTTGCAGTTGAACATTGGAGACCATACTTGCAACAAGGAGAGTTTATTATCCTCACTGATCACCACAGCTTAATGCACCTTACAGAGCAAAGATTACATACACCTTGGCAGCAGAAAGCTTTCACCAAGCTGCTAGGGCTGCAATACAAGATCTGCTATAGAAAGGGAGTTTCtaatgctgctgctgatgctctATCTAGAAGGGAATCACCAATCAGTGAAGTTGCTGCTATATCTGAATGTATTCCATCGTGGATGCAAGAACTAATGCAAGGGTATCAGCTGGATGGTCAATCTAAACAGCTACTGGCTGAACTAGCTATCAGTCCCAACAGCCGGAAGGATTATCAACTGTGCCAGGGAATTCTGAAATACAAGGGCAAGATCTGG GTTTCCCAGTGA
- the LOC4349105 gene encoding cytochrome P450 89A2 — MATDTSWLLLLVALVLPLVVLLARRRRSGGGSRRIPPGPLAVPVLGSLLWLRHSSANLEPLLQRLIARYGPVVSLRVGSRLSIFVADRRVAHAALVERGAALADRPDVTRSLLGETGNTITRSSYGPVWRVLRRNLVAETLHPSRVRLFAPARSWVRRVLVDKLADGARPESEPPRPRVVVETFRYAMFCLLVLMCFGERLDEAAVRAIGAAQRDWLLYVARKTSVFAFYPAVTKHIFRRRLQIGLALRRQQKELFVPLIDARRARKNHIQQAGGPPVPEKETTFEHSYVDTLLDVSLPDTDGDSALTEDELVMLCSEFLNAGTDTTATALQWIMAELVKNPSIQSKLHDEIKSKTSDDEITEEDTHDMPYLKAVILEGLRKHPPAHFVLPHKAAEDVEVGGYLIPKGATVNFMVAEMGRDEREWEKPMEFIPERFLAGGDGEGVDVTGSREVRMMPFGVGRRICAGLGVAMLHLEYFVANLVKEFEWKEVAGDEVDLTEKNEFTTVMAKPLRAQLVKRA; from the coding sequence ATGGCCACGGACACCTCATGGCTCCTGCTCCTCGTCGCTCTCGTCCTCccgctcgtcgtcctcctcgcgcggcggcgccggagcggcggtggcagccgccgcatcccgcctggCCCGCTCGCCGTGCCGGTGCTCGGAAGCCTCCTGTGGCTGAGGCACTCCTCGGCGAACTTGGAGCCGCTCCTCCAGCGCCTGATCGCGCGGTACGGCCCCGTCGTGTCGCTGCGCGTGGGCTCCCGCCTCTCCATCttcgtcgccgaccgccgcgtCGCGCACGCGGCCCTGGTGGAGCgcggcgccgcgctcgccgaccgcccggACGTCACGCGCTCGCTGCTCGGCGAGACCGGCAACACCATCACGCGCTCCAGCTACGGCCCCGTGTGGCGTGTCCTCCGCCGCAACCTCGTCGCCGAGACGCTGCACCCGTCGCGCGTCCGCCTGTTCGCGCCCGCGCGCTCCTGGGTTCGCCGAGTGCTCGTCGACAAGCTCGCGGACGGCGCGCGCCCCGAGTCCGAgccgccacgcccgcgcgtggtGGTGGAGACGTTCCGGTACGCCATGTTCTGCCTCCTCGTGCTCATGTGCTTCGGCGAGCGGCTCGACGAGGCCGCGGTGCGCGCCATCGGCGCCGCGCAGCGCGACTGGCTCCTGTACGTCGCGAGGAAGACGAGCGTATTCGCGTTCTACCCGGCGGTCACCAAGCacatcttccgccgccgcctccaaatAGGCCTCGCCCTGCGACGGCAGCAGAAGGAGCTCTTTGTGCCACTCATCGATGCCCGGCGAGCGCGCAAGAACCATATCCAGCAAGCCGGCGGCCCACCGGTGCCGGAGAAGGAGACGACGTTCGAGCACTCGTACGTCGACACGCTGCTCGACGTAAGCCTCCCCGACACCGACGGCGACAGCGCCCTCACCGAGGACGAGCTGGTGATGCTCTGCTCCGAGTTCCTCAATGCCGGCACCGACACGACGGCCACCGCGCTGCAGTGGATCATGGCCGAGCTGGTCAAGAACCCATCCATCCAATCCAAGCTCCACGACGAGATCAAGTCCAAGACCAGCGACGACGAGATCACCGAGGAGGACACCCACGACATGCCGTACCTGAAGGCCGTCATCCTCGAGGGCCTCCGCAAGCACCCGCCGGCCCACTTCGTGCTGCCGCACAAGGCGGCGGAGGACGTCGAGGTCGGCGGGTACCTCATCCCCAAGGGCGCGACGGTGAACTTCATGGTGGCCGAGATGGGAAGGGACGAGAGGGAGTGGGAGAAGCCGATGGAGTTCATCCCTGAGCggttcctcgccggcggcgacggcgagggagtGGACGTGACGGGCAGCCGGGAGGTCCGGATGATGCCGTTCGGCGTCGGGAGGAGGATCTGTGCCGGGCTCGGCGTTGCCATGCTACACCTGGAGTATTTCGTGGCGAATTTGGTGAAGGAGTTCGAGTGgaaggaggtggccggcgacgaggtggacTTGACCGAGAAGAATGAGTTCACCACTGTGATGGCAAAGCCGCTCCGTGCTCAGCTTGTTAAACgggcttag
- the DTE1 gene encoding aquaporin NIP3-1, which produces MEMAAPNGGGAAGMSSPVNGASAPATPGTPAPLFAGPRVDSLSYERKSMPRCKCLPAAVAEAWAPSAHGCVVEIPAPDVSLTRKLGAEFVGTFILIFFATAAPIVNQKYGGAISPFGNAACAGLAVTTIILSTGHISGAHLNPSLTIAFAALRHFPWLQVPAYVAVQVLGSICAGFALKGVFHPFLSGGVTVPDPTISTAQAFFTEFIITFNLLFVVTAVATDTRAVGELAGIAVGAAVTLNILIAGPTTGGSMNPVRTLGPAVAAGNYRQLWIYLIAPTLGAVAGAGVYTAVKLRDENGETPRPQRSFRR; this is translated from the exons atggagatggcggcgccgaacgggggcggcgcggcggggatgTCGTCGCCGGTGAACggggcgtcggcgccggcgacgccggggacgccggcgccgctgttCGCGGGGCCGCGGGTGGACTCGCTGTCGTACGAGCGCAAGTCGATGCCGCGGTGCAAGTGcctgccggcggcggtggcggaggcgtgggcgccgTCGGCGCACGGCTGCGTCGTGGAGATCCCGGCGCCGGACGTCTCGCTCACCCGCAAG CTTGGAGCGGAGTTCGTGGGGACGTTCATCCTCATCTTCttcgcgacggcggcgccgatcGTGAACCAGAAGTACGGCGGCGCGATCTCGCCGTTCGGGAACGCGGCGTGCGCGGGGCTCGCCGTGACGACCATCATCCTGTCGACGGGGCACATCTCCGGCGCCCACCTCAACCCGTCGCTCACCATCGCCTTCGCCGCGCTCCGCCACTTCCCGTGGCTGCAGGTCCCGGCGTACGTCGCCGTCCAGGTGCTCGGCTCCATCTGCGCCGGCTTCGCCCTCAAGGGCGTCTTCCACCCCTTCCTCTCCGGCGGCGTCACCGTCCCCGACCccaccatctccaccgcccAGGCCTTCTTCACCGAGTTCATCATCACCTTCAACCTCCTCTtcgtcgtcaccgccgtcgccaccgacacccgcgccgtcggcgagctcgccggcatcgccgtcggcgccgccgtcaccctcaaCATCCTCATCGCCGG GCCGACGACAGGAGGGTCGATGAACCCGGTGAGGACGCtggggccggcggtggcggcgggcaaCTACCGGCAGCTGTGGATATACCTGATCGCGCCGACGCTGGgcgcggtcgccggcgccggcgtgtaCACGGCGGTGAAGCTCCGCGACGAGAACGGCGAGACCCCGCGCCCCCAGCGCAGCTTCCGCCGCTGA
- the LOC9267354 gene encoding cytochrome P450 89A2 encodes MAIDATQWLLLLVVFLVAFLFTLLAKHGAVKRKHGVRVPPGPLAVPVLGSLVWLTHSSSANLEPLLRRLIARHGPVVSLRVGSRLSIFVADRRVAHAALVGRGAALADRPPDVTHSLLGESRNTITRSGYGPVWRLLRRNLVVETTHPSRVRLFAPARSWVRRVLVDKLADAGAHPASPPRVLEVFRYAMFSLLVLMCFGERLDEAAVRAIGAAQHDFLLYLGRKTSVFMFYPAITKHLFRGRVHLGLAVRRRQKELFMPLIDARRERKKQIQQSGDSAASEKKKDDNTTFNHSYVDTLLTIRLQDVDGDGDRALTDDEMVSLCSEFLSAGTDTTATALQWIMAELVKNPSIQSKLYEEIKATMSGDNDDEINEDDARNNLPYLKAVILEGLRKHPPMHLLLPHKAAEDVEVGGYLIPKGATVNFMVAEIGRDEKEWEKPTEFIPERFMAGGGDGEGVDVTGSREIRMMPFGAGRRICAALSVAMLHLEYFVANMVKEFEWKEVAGDEVDFAERLEFTTVMAKSLRVRLIKRA; translated from the coding sequence ATGGCCATCGATGCAACACAATGGCTCCTGctcctcgtcgtcttcctcgtcgcgTTCCTCTTCACCCTCCTCGCGAAGCATGGCGCCGTTAAGCGGAAGCACGGCGTCCGCGTCCCGCCTGGCCCGCTCGCCGTGCCCGTGCTCGGAAGCCTCGTGTGGCTGACGCACTCCTCCTCGGCGAACCTGGAGCCGCTCCTGCGGCGACTGATCGCGCGGCACGGCCCCGTCGTGTCGTTGCGCGTGGGCTCCCGCCTCTCCATCTTCGTGGCCGACCGCCGCGTCGCGCACGCCGCCCTGGTGGGGCgcggcgccgcgctcgccgaccgcccccCGGACGTCACGCACTCGCTGCTCGGCGAGAGCAGGAACACCATCACGCGCTCCGGCTACGGCCCAGTgtggcgcctcctccgccgcaaccTCGTCGTCGAGACGACGCACCCGTCGCGCGTCCGCCTCTTCGCGCCCGCGCGCTCCTGGGTTCGCCGCGTGCTCGTCGACAAGCTCGCGGACGCGGGCGCGCACCCTGCGTCTCCTCCTCGCGTGCTGGAGGTGTTCAGGTACGCCATGTTCAGCCTCCTCGTGCTCATGTGCTTCGGCGAGCGGCTCGACGAGGCCGCGGTGCGCGCCATCGGCGCCGCGCAGCACGATTTTCTCCTGTACCTCGGGAGGAAGACGAGCGTCTTCATGTTCTACCCGGCGATCACCAAGCACCTCTTCCGCGGGCGCGTCCATCTGGGCCtcgccgtgcggcggcggcagaaggAGCTCTTCATGCCACTCATCGACGCCCGGCGAGAGCGCAAGAAACAAATTCAACAGTCCGGTGATTCAGCGGCATCAGAGAAGAAGAAGGACGACAACACAACATTCAACCACTCGTACGTTGACACACTGCTGACCATAAGACTACaagacgtcgacggcgacggcgaccgcgcGCTCACCGACGACGAGATGGTCAGCCTCTGCTCCGAGTTCCTCAGCGCCGGCACCGACACGACGGCCACCGCGCTGCAGTGGATCATGGCCGAGCTGGTCAAGAACCCATCCATCCAATCAAAGCTCTACGAGGAGATCAAGGCCACGATGAgcggcgacaacgacgacgagatCAACGAGGACGACGCCCGCAACAACCTCCCATACCTGAAGGCCGTCATCCTCGAGGGTCTCAGGAAGCACCCGCCTATGCACTTGCTGCTCCCGCACAAGGCGGCCGAGGACGTCGAGGTCGGCGGGTACCTCATCCCCAAGGGCGCCACGGTGAACTTCATGGTGGCCGAGATAGGCAGGGACGAGAAGGAGTGGGAGAAGCCGACGGAGTTCATCCCGGAGCGGttcatggccggcggcggcgacggggagggcGTCGACGTGACCGGCAGCAGAGAGATCAGGATGATGCCGTTCGGCGCCGGGAGGAGGATCTGCGCCGCGCTCAGCGTCGCCATGCTGCACCTGGAGTACTTCGTGGCGAACATGGTGAAGGAGTTCGAGTGgaaggaggtcgccggcgacgaggtggacTTCGCCGAGAGGCTCGAGTTCACCACCGTCATGGCAAAGTCGCTCCGCGTCCGGCTAATTAAACGAGCCTAA